A segment of the Candidatus Binataceae bacterium genome:
GCGCTCGCGACGGTCGAGCTCGACAGTCCAATAAAGATTCTGACGGTGCGCGGGACCGCATTCGATGCGGCCAAGCCTGCTGACTCTGCCGCGCCCGTCGAGAAGCAGGCGGCCGAGATCGATGCGGGCGCGCTCAAGATGGAATTCGTGTCGTTCAACGCGACCAAGAGCGATCGACCGCAGCTCACTGAGGCCAATATCGTCGTGTCGGGCGGCCGCGGGCTCAAGTCTGGGGAGAACTTCAAGATCGTGCTCGAGCCGCTCGTGGATGAGATGGGCGCTGCGATGGGCGCATCGCGCGCGGCGGTCGACGCTGGCTTCGTTCCCAACGATTTGCAGGTCGGGCAGACGGGCAAGGTCGTCGCGCCCGCGCTGTACGTCGCGGTCGGAATCTCCGGCGCGATCCAGCATCTGGCCGGAATGAAGGACTCGAAGATCATCGTCGCGATCAACAAGGACGAGGAAGCGCCGATTTTCAGTGTCGCCGACTACGGCCTCGTCGCCGACCTCTTCAAAGCGGTTCCCGAGATGGCCGAGGAAGTGAAGAAGCTGAAGCACTCCTGACGCGGAGAAATCATTGCGATGCTAAAGAGGCGCAGCGTTGGCTGCGCCTCTTTTTTTGGCGCCGCGCCGCTCACCCACTTGTGTCGCCGCGAGCACGATCATTCGCTGATAGAGGGAGACCATTTCTGGTCCCCTCTCCTACGAAGGGGGCCGTCCGCGAGTGAGCAACACCGCGCCGCGATCGAAATTACCCGCACTCACTATTATCGGGCAGGCGCTGCGATTTCCTTTGATCAACGTTGCGGCGCTGCTCAGGCTCGCGAGCCTTCCTTTCTTTGCGATGCTCGCGGCGACGCTCCTGCTGCGTGCGCTCGCGCCGTCAGACTCACCTTCGCTCGAGGCGAT
Coding sequences within it:
- a CDS encoding electron transfer flavoprotein subunit alpha/FixB family protein; its protein translation is MGDVLIFAEHQGGHFPKTTLVAMHAGLELASKRSGKAIAVVAGDAPEAIAGELAKYGTSKVIALEHAALKNYLADAHAQALAALAKKLGVEFVITTATAIGKDLFPRLAARLEAPMASEIVTINDDGTFVRPMYAGNALATVELDSPIKILTVRGTAFDAAKPADSAAPVEKQAAEIDAGALKMEFVSFNATKSDRPQLTEANIVVSGGRGLKSGENFKIVLEPLVDEMGAAMGASRAAVDAGFVPNDLQVGQTGKVVAPALYVAVGISGAIQHLAGMKDSKIIVAINKDEEAPIFSVADYGLVADLFKAVPEMAEEVKKLKHS